GTAAGTGTCGGAAGTTCGAATCCTGCTTTATACATACGACAAACCTTTAAATGGAACTCAGGCGAACAAATAAAGATCTAATATAAGTTGCATGAGAGTAAATTTAGTAATAGAGAGATTGGTTATAGAATTAGAAGGTGAAAGCAGGAAATGGAAGGTGGTTCAATTTAGGGATAAGGTAAAGCCAATTGGTTAATGTTGGTGGAAAATACATTGAAGGGTGTTTGAATTAGTAGTGCATGAGAGTAAAAGTTGGAAGTTCAACTAAGCGATCACCCAGCTCTACAGTGATTAGTAACTAGGAGCGGTAACAGGGAAGAAAGGAAATGAACAATTCTTCCCCGTCTTttcttttaaagaaaaataaatataaaaaaaaaatgaaagggGAAGGAAAGAAGGAAGATTAAGTTAAGATAGAGAAGCAAATGAATGAATCTTGGGGGTTATGCATGGTAGAGCCAGCTGAGCTTAGAGAGATCGCATAGAGAATAAATCAGGTAAGATGGGTTGCTGCCAGTCATCGTTGATGCTGAGAGTGAGAGAGGGAGGAGACACTCACCCTCACCCTGacaagaaggagaaggagaaggagaaggaaaacCACAAGGATCAGGCCCCCTACCTCCGCAACCACCAGAAGGAGTCCCTCGCAATCGCAGTCCCAGCCACAGTGGCACCCGCTGCTCCTGACCGCTGGTGGCTCTCCTTCTCGGAGTTCTCGCTGGCGGAGCTGAAGGCCGCCACCGACAATTTCAGCTCCGAATTCATAGTGTCGGAGAGCGGGGACAAGCCCCCTAACCTCGTTTACAAGGGGCGCCTCCGCGACCACTGGATTGCCGTCAAGAAGTTCCCGAAGGCCGCCTGGCCCGATCCCAAGCAGTTCGTGGAAGAGGCCTCCGGCGTCGGCAACCTCCGGCACCCCCGCCTGGCCAATCTCATCGGCTACTGCTGCGACGCTGACCACCGCCTTCTGGTGGCCCAGTACATGCCCAACGACACCCTGGCAAAGCACCTCTTCCACTGTATGTAATTCAATTCGAATTCGTTTCCTTTTCAACTTTCAAGTCTCAGCTTGTACTTGTTGTTTTTTCGACTCTTAGGGGAGAATCAGACGATTGAGTGGGCCATGCGCTTGAGAGTCGCTCATTATATCGCCCAAGCTTTGAATTATTGCAGCTCCGAGGGCCGCCCCTTGTACCATGATTTGAATGCTTACCGTGTTCTTTTCGACGAGGTCACTAACTCCCCCCTCTCTTCCACCTGCTTTGCTTATTCATTCTCATAATTACTCATCAATCAAATCATTCCTTCAGGAAGGTGATCCCCGTCTCTCCTGTTTTGGTTTGATCAAGAACAGCAGGGATGGAAAAAGTTATAGCACAAATCTTGCTTACACTCCTCCTGAATATTTAAGAAATGGTAAAACAAAGTTACATCATTATCTTTGTCTCTcacttcttattctttcttcCACTCTTACTGTCTCCCATTATCTTCAGGAAGGGTCACCCCTGAAAGTGTCATTTACAGCTTTGGGACCGTTCTTCTAGATCTGCTTAGCGGCAAGCACATCCCTCCAAGTCAGGTATGTGCTTTTCTGTTTTACCTGCTCTTTCCTTTCACAAACTAGTTTGTTATTTACTGTCTTAAAAGTCAGCCTCTGCCTAAAATCTGTTTTCagcataaaataaatatctaCTGGTTTTCTCTGAACTTAATTGGGTATAATACTGGTTCCCGATGGATTTGATTACAAAATTTTGATGGAATTAATACATGTATTGCAATGAAAATTTGTATTTgcaacaagaaacaaaattttGTAGTTTCTGTATGCATCTTTCTCTTTATTAGGCATGCTTAGCCAGTAAACGTAGACTACATAACCAATTACAAATTCCACATGAAAGGGCACATGCGCCCCGAATCGACTTTCCATTTTCACCACCTTTCAGTAGTAGTGAGTGGATTGTTGtcagttatttttattatat
The Arachis stenosperma cultivar V10309 chromosome 7, arast.V10309.gnm1.PFL2, whole genome shotgun sequence genome window above contains:
- the LOC130941148 gene encoding serine/threonine-protein kinase BSK1-like, which gives rise to MGCCQSSLMLRVREGGDTHPHPDKKEKEKEKENHKDQAPYLRNHQKESLAIAVPATVAPAAPDRWWLSFSEFSLAELKAATDNFSSEFIVSESGDKPPNLVYKGRLRDHWIAVKKFPKAAWPDPKQFVEEASGVGNLRHPRLANLIGYCCDADHRLLVAQYMPNDTLAKHLFHWENQTIEWAMRLRVAHYIAQALNYCSSEGRPLYHDLNAYRVLFDEEGDPRLSCFGLIKNSRDGKSYSTNLAYTPPEYLRNGRVTPESVIYSFGTVLLDLLSGKHIPPSQALDMIQGKNNMLLMDSHLEGKFSIEEANVVVNLASKCLQYEPRERPDTKDLVTTLAPLHTKPDVHSHIMLGIPKQEEAPSTPQRPLSAMGEACSRMDLTAIHQILVATHYRDDEGTNELSFQEWTQQMRDMLEARKRGDCAFRDKDFKTAIDNYSQFIDVGTMVSPTVFARRSLCYLLCDQPDPALRDAMQAQCVYPDWPTAFYMQSVALAKLDMQKDATDMLNEAAALEEKRQRGGRGS